The Trichoderma atroviride chromosome 5, complete sequence genome contains a region encoding:
- a CDS encoding uncharacterized protein (EggNog:ENOG41~TransMembrane:1 (o48-68i)) translates to MVTRLDNPQFIDIFSQSLGQKPRELLSSSKLLFETVIRLYYLRHGFEALDYFMVQYLSMLAFMAHGAIHASMQKTTLQALQSTILLATMGLRDQSASSYTGRMVFKVVHSGMRPEEIELIDRFTGQGRHIENQPPPGWRAISSWGLDFGSIAADRAASNLGKLFEEARISESAEHDD, encoded by the coding sequence ATGGTTACCAGGCTAGACAACCCGCAATTCATCGACATCTTCTCTCAGTCCCTTGGGCAAAAGCCTCGGGAGCTTCTCTCTAGTTCGAAACTTTTATTCGAGACAGTAATTCGCTTATACTACCTCCGCCATGGCTTTGAAGCATTGGACTACTTCATGGTCCAATATCTCAGCATGCTTGCCTTTATGGCTCATGGTGCTATTCATGCAAGCATGCAAAAGACGACGCTACAGGCGCTACAGTCAACCATTTTACTCGCCACCATGGGTCTCCGCGATCAAAGCGCTTCCTCTTACACGGGCCGGATGGTGTTCAAAGTAGTCCATAGTGGAATGAGGCCAGAGGAGATTGAGCTGATAGATCGATTTACAGGGCAGGGCCGACATATAGAGAATCAGCCACCGCCAGGCTGGCGAGCTATATCTTCATGGGGATTGGATTTTGGCAGCATCGCTGCTGATCGCGCAGCCTCTAATCTCGGTAAgctttttgaagaagctaGAATCAGTGAATCAGCTGAGCACGATGACTAG